The Halictus rubicundus isolate RS-2024b chromosome 3, iyHalRubi1_principal, whole genome shotgun sequence genome includes a region encoding these proteins:
- the Cin gene encoding molybdenum cofactor synthesis protein cinnamon isoform X1 — METLKFGVLTISDSCYTQNNEDKSGPEIINILKGNVYCQKIVPDNEHMIKSNLIQWSDDKKVDVILTTGGTGFSERDVTPEATKQIIKKEAPGIALAMLTNSLKITPMAMLSRAVCGIRGKTLIVNLPGSPKAVKECLDVILPVIPHAVDLLRDNGKKIKDTHNNIQNSSSVCAHKCQDETSLCLGNIAGRHRESPYPMISVEEAVKIIRKSIDPLKSASAVNVEEAYGRILDSDLYSKYDLPPFRASIKDGYAVLANDGKGKRKVLSGIKAGDLATAIKLQPGTCVRINTGAPVPDDATAVVQVEDTKLIEGTSDNTEEKEIEIMTEVKSGQDIRPIGCDIKRGELILKAGTKLGAVELGLLSACGYKEVSVTDLPKVGVLSTGDELQSPGIVLMPGRVYDSNKITLLTILRENGFCPVDMGIAQDEEAVMISKIKHALSQVDVLITTGSVSMGDRDMLKPILQHHFNATIHFGRVNMKPGKPTTFATCLIEDKKRYLLCLPGNPVSATVTMHLFALPALKMLCKDISVPTILETKLMSSYTLDPRPEYARAIIKWDDPRELPYAYSTGNQISSKLLNCKQANALLMLPARTTEKPGLHQGDVVQAMLFGLPQYT; from the exons ATGGAAACTCTAAAGTTTGGAGTATTGACAA tTAGTGATAGCTGTTATACGCAGAATAATGAAGACAAAAGTGGGcctgaaattataaacattCTTAAAGGAAATGTTTATTGTCAAAAAATTGTTCCAGACAATGAACACATGATAAAG agcaATCTAATACAGTGGAGTGATGACAAAAAAGTGGATGTTATTTTAACAACTGGCGGCACTGGATTTTCTGAAAGAGATGTTACTCCTGAAGCTAcaaaacaaattattaaaaaagaagcTCCTGGTATTGCTCTAGCAATGTTAACAAATAGTTTAAAAATTACTCCAATGGCTATGTTATCCAG AGCTGTATGTGGAATACGAGGGAAAACATTAATTGTAAATTTACCTGGATCACCAAAAGCAGTTAAGGAATGCTTGGACGTAATTCTTCCTGTTATACCGCACGCTGTAGATTTGCTGAGAGATAATGGAAAAAAGATAAAAGATACACATAACAATATACAAAATAGTTCCTCTGTTTGTGCACATAAATGTCAAGATGAAACATCT TTGTGTTTAGGAAATATAGCTGGACGTCATAGAGAATCACCATATCCAATGATTTCTGTAGAAGAAGCTGTAAAAATAATACGTAAAAGTATTGATCCATTAAAATCTGCATCAGCAGTAAATGTGGAAGAAGCATATGGTAGAATATTGGATAGTGATTTATATTCCAAGTATGATTTACCACCGTTTCGAGCATCTATTAAAGACGGATATGCAGTGTTAGCAAATGATgggaaagggaaaagaaaagTATTAAGTGGGATAAAAGCTGGAGATCTT GCTACTGCAATCAAACTCCAACCTGGGACATGTGTTCGAATAAATACGGGTGCTCCAGTTCCAGATG ATGCAACAGCAGTTGTACAAGTGGAAGACACTAAACTTATAGAAGGAACTTctgataatacagaggaaaaagaaattgaaattatgACTGAAGTTAAGAGCGGACAAGATATTAG aCCTATTGGATGTGATATTAAAAGAGGAGAATTGATTTTAAAGGCAGGAACAAAACTTGGAGCGGTCGAATTAGGCCTTCTCTCTGCTTGTGGTTATAAAGAAGTATCAGTTACTGATCTTCCTAAGGTTGGTGTATTATCTACTGGAGACGAATTGCAATCTCCTGGAATAGTTTTGATGCCAGGACGCGTATATGacagtaataaaattacattattaACGATACTGAGAGAAAATGGTTTTTGTCCTGTAGACATGGGTATTGCACAAGACGA GGAGGCTGTTATGATATCGAAAATTAAACACGCTTTAAGCCAAGTTGATGTACTTATTACTACTGGTTCTGTATCAATGGGTGATAGAGACATGTTGAAACCTATACTTCAACACCACTTCAATGCAACTATACATTTTG GACGCGTGAACATGAAACCTGGGAAACCAACAACGTTTGCAACATGCCTCATTGAAGATAAAAAAAGATATTTATTGTGTTTACCGGGTAATCCAGTGTCTGCAACTGTTACTATGCATTTATTTGCGTTACCTGCATTAAAGATGTTGTGCAAAGACATTTCCGTACCTACCATTCTGGAAACCAAA TTGATGTCATCTTATACTTTGGACCCACGTCCTGAATATGCTAGAGCAATTATAAAATGGGATGATCCACGTGAATTACCATATGCCTATAGTACTGGAAATCAAATAAGCAGTAAATTACTTAATTGCAAACAAGCAAATGCATTGTTAATGTTACCAGCACGTACTACCGAAAAGCCTGGATTACATCAAGGAGATGTAGTGCAAGCAATGTTGTTTGGATTGCCACAATATACTTGA
- the Cin gene encoding molybdenum cofactor synthesis protein cinnamon isoform X2: MLTNSLKITPMAMLSRAVCGIRGKTLIVNLPGSPKAVKECLDVILPVIPHAVDLLRDNGKKIKDTHNNIQNSSSVCAHKCQDETSLCLGNIAGRHRESPYPMISVEEAVKIIRKSIDPLKSASAVNVEEAYGRILDSDLYSKYDLPPFRASIKDGYAVLANDGKGKRKVLSGIKAGDLATAIKLQPGTCVRINTGAPVPDDATAVVQVEDTKLIEGTSDNTEEKEIEIMTEVKSGQDIRPIGCDIKRGELILKAGTKLGAVELGLLSACGYKEVSVTDLPKVGVLSTGDELQSPGIVLMPGRVYDSNKITLLTILRENGFCPVDMGIAQDEEAVMISKIKHALSQVDVLITTGSVSMGDRDMLKPILQHHFNATIHFGRVNMKPGKPTTFATCLIEDKKRYLLCLPGNPVSATVTMHLFALPALKMLCKDISVPTILETKLMSSYTLDPRPEYARAIIKWDDPRELPYAYSTGNQISSKLLNCKQANALLMLPARTTEKPGLHQGDVVQAMLFGLPQYT; this comes from the exons ATGTTAACAAATAGTTTAAAAATTACTCCAATGGCTATGTTATCCAG AGCTGTATGTGGAATACGAGGGAAAACATTAATTGTAAATTTACCTGGATCACCAAAAGCAGTTAAGGAATGCTTGGACGTAATTCTTCCTGTTATACCGCACGCTGTAGATTTGCTGAGAGATAATGGAAAAAAGATAAAAGATACACATAACAATATACAAAATAGTTCCTCTGTTTGTGCACATAAATGTCAAGATGAAACATCT TTGTGTTTAGGAAATATAGCTGGACGTCATAGAGAATCACCATATCCAATGATTTCTGTAGAAGAAGCTGTAAAAATAATACGTAAAAGTATTGATCCATTAAAATCTGCATCAGCAGTAAATGTGGAAGAAGCATATGGTAGAATATTGGATAGTGATTTATATTCCAAGTATGATTTACCACCGTTTCGAGCATCTATTAAAGACGGATATGCAGTGTTAGCAAATGATgggaaagggaaaagaaaagTATTAAGTGGGATAAAAGCTGGAGATCTT GCTACTGCAATCAAACTCCAACCTGGGACATGTGTTCGAATAAATACGGGTGCTCCAGTTCCAGATG ATGCAACAGCAGTTGTACAAGTGGAAGACACTAAACTTATAGAAGGAACTTctgataatacagaggaaaaagaaattgaaattatgACTGAAGTTAAGAGCGGACAAGATATTAG aCCTATTGGATGTGATATTAAAAGAGGAGAATTGATTTTAAAGGCAGGAACAAAACTTGGAGCGGTCGAATTAGGCCTTCTCTCTGCTTGTGGTTATAAAGAAGTATCAGTTACTGATCTTCCTAAGGTTGGTGTATTATCTACTGGAGACGAATTGCAATCTCCTGGAATAGTTTTGATGCCAGGACGCGTATATGacagtaataaaattacattattaACGATACTGAGAGAAAATGGTTTTTGTCCTGTAGACATGGGTATTGCACAAGACGA GGAGGCTGTTATGATATCGAAAATTAAACACGCTTTAAGCCAAGTTGATGTACTTATTACTACTGGTTCTGTATCAATGGGTGATAGAGACATGTTGAAACCTATACTTCAACACCACTTCAATGCAACTATACATTTTG GACGCGTGAACATGAAACCTGGGAAACCAACAACGTTTGCAACATGCCTCATTGAAGATAAAAAAAGATATTTATTGTGTTTACCGGGTAATCCAGTGTCTGCAACTGTTACTATGCATTTATTTGCGTTACCTGCATTAAAGATGTTGTGCAAAGACATTTCCGTACCTACCATTCTGGAAACCAAA TTGATGTCATCTTATACTTTGGACCCACGTCCTGAATATGCTAGAGCAATTATAAAATGGGATGATCCACGTGAATTACCATATGCCTATAGTACTGGAAATCAAATAAGCAGTAAATTACTTAATTGCAAACAAGCAAATGCATTGTTAATGTTACCAGCACGTACTACCGAAAAGCCTGGATTACATCAAGGAGATGTAGTGCAAGCAATGTTGTTTGGATTGCCACAATATACTTGA